CGACGAAAATGCTAAATGCGAATATCCGACAATGCTgtacacgaaaaataatgatttggGAGAAATCATAAGCATCGTCAGCTTTATTGATGTTGAGGGAACAACCATGAACGGCGTTTTCATTCAATTCATGGATGACGCCGAGAAACGCTTTAATACAGCGCACATTCGCCAATTGAAGGAAACACCTGACAAAGGTTTCATCTTGGCTGACGATGTTCTCGCACCGGCGATCATTCTCTCGCCACTGTATGCTGACACTCGTTACGTTGCACGGTTGGCTATTCCATGGGAATAAACTGTCTTTTATTGATCAAAGGAAATCAATAGACTGATCAGATATTAagtactaattttttttactcgaactTTCTCGCCCAAAAACATTCTCGTTTCTAATTAAGCTTTCAAGAGTTACAAGTATTTATAAGAtcgttaatttcattttcaatacaGTTCCACTGTATCATTTGAGCTTTAAATACTTACGAGTATTGTACGAGTGTTGATTTAAACGAAATacagatatttttttacttgagCTTTGTCGTTGAATAGCCTTTTTCCTCTAACTGTACTACACAACAGTATTTATAAGATTTATAATATTCGACGGACCATCCACTTTTGCAACTGAAAAACATCTTAAGTTTcagaattcataaaattctccAACACAAGGTCTAAAAAGTCTATTCAAAAGCTTGGCAATTAGTAGTTTATAATACTTTACTTGTTTTGACTAATAAGTAGTACTtcaaaacccgaaaaaaatgcttcCCAAGGGTGGAATTTTGTGAAACCTATTAATATCGATTAACTACTATGGAGAAGAATTGAAACGCTAagatttcgaaaataatttatttacataAATACATTTCATACATGACATACAAACTCGCCGTATAtaatatgaaattttctctttacatttttaacaaaaaaaaaccgaacgttttttcacgttgcATGATTTCTCTCGTGAACTTTGAAATGCCTTATTAATTTCGATTTCGTGATGAAAGCTTTACTGCAAACGGTACAAGGGAAAGGTTTTTCTCCAGTGTGAACCCTTTGGTGTACTTTCAAATGTCCAGACTCGTAATAACTTTTCAAGCATATTTTgcactgaaattttttttcgccattGTGATACTTCGTGTGTCTGTTTAATTCAGGTTTTGAGAAGAATGACATTTGGCATAAGGAACACGGATATTCTCGCATTCCTGTGTGCAATTGCATGTGTCTTGCCAACTCGGAATTGGAATAATAACATTTACCACATTCAACACAAGTAAACCGACAGCCCAGGGTGTGTCTCTTTAAGTGCATTTTGTAGGATTGAGCGTTACGGAAATGTTTGTTGCAGGTTGCACACGTTAAAGATGAATCCTCGTGAAGAGCTTGGTCGTGATTCAAATTCGAGCTGTCGGTTATCTCGTTTCCGCATTCTTTACACGATTTATTATCGTGACCCGTATTGGTCGTTTTTCTGTTTTGAATTCTTGCACAGAGCAGTTTTTCCTCTGACTCAAAAACCCGCTTACACGTTTTACATGTTACAGGATCGATCTCGCCTCTTTTCTTAAAACATTCCTTCGTCTTTGTGCTGTCAGATTTGCcacaagaatttttcaaactcctCAATGAcctcatatttttcttttccatctcACAGATCTGGATTTTCTCTTTACCACCAAGAAAATGATCCTTCACGTGACTTTTAAGTGTTCGGAGAGTTTTGAACGATTTCAGACACAATTCGCAACTGTATTTGTTCAACGACAAAGTCAAAGGGTCAAACTCCtcataattttcttcctccattaTTGATATGCACGTTATTTGTTCAGACTCGTTTGTCACTCTTTCATTGTCCTCGCTGTTTATTGTTGTGAAAAACAGAGGTTGCTTGCCTTGTATCAGCGTGACTTTTTgggatgtgtttttttttagtacttTATTCGAAGCTTGAATTGCTGGTTGGGTTTCCGCTTGGGTCAATTCGTTCTCTTCCTCATCGCCTTCTATACTGCATATTCGCCAAACCTAGTAAAAGGTCATTATAATCTTATTGGAAAAATACTAATAATTTTCCAGAATAGTCTTAATGGGAGTATCATTACTCATAACAATTTTTAAGGTAAAAATTTTTAGTTAAAATTTCACTGTTGTATTTTGTCAgacaaaacatttatttttatcaattcttaTAGATTAggaatttcatttaatttccaaaagtaagaaaaattaCCTCAGTTCCACTTTTGGAAGGTACATAGATTGTATCGACCGCATACAATTCTTGAGGGTCCTCCAATGATTCATCTTGctctttaaattttttggACTTCGAATCGTTGATATTCTGAGACTTCTCACAATTTTTCTGAGAGTCCTGTACTCCATCCAAGTATGATCTCAGAGCTTTATCCGAAATTTCAATGAGGAGTCGAAAGTCATTGAATTTGTCAACTTGGTCACGACAAGATTGACAAATCGAAGCTGGCAGACCATCGTCCTG
The window above is part of the Venturia canescens isolate UGA chromosome 5, ASM1945775v1, whole genome shotgun sequence genome. Proteins encoded here:
- the LOC122410707 gene encoding gastrula zinc finger protein XlCGF57.1-like isoform X1 produces the protein MNEKIQLNKLGVICRICLRGDGLMTSLFTKDDEDDDNQPILATRITSIASVEVAQDDGLPASICQSCRDQVDKFNDFRLLIEISDKALRSYLDGVQDSQKNCEKSQNINDSKSKKFKEQDESLEDPQELYAVDTIYVPSKSGTEVWRICSIEGDEEENELTQAETQPAIQASNKVLKKNTSQKVTLIQGKQPLFFTTINSEDNERVTNESEQITCISIMEEENYEEFDPLTLSLNKYSCELCLKSFKTLRTLKSHVKDHFLGGKEKIQICEMEKKNMRSLRSLKNSCGKSDSTKTKECFKKRGEIDPVTCKTCKRVFESEEKLLCARIQNRKTTNTGHDNKSCKECGNEITDSSNLNHDQALHEDSSLTCATCNKHFRNAQSYKMHLKRHTLGCRFTCVECGKCYYSNSELARHMQLHTGMREYPCSLCQMSFFSKPELNRHTKYHNGEKKFQCKICLKSYYESGHLKVHQRVHTGEKPFPCTVCSKAFITKSKLIRHFKVHERNHAT
- the LOC122410707 gene encoding gastrula zinc finger protein XlCGF57.1-like isoform X2; the encoded protein is MPSVAQDDGLPASICQSCRDQVDKFNDFRLLIEISDKALRSYLDGVQDSQKNCEKSQNINDSKSKKFKEQDESLEDPQELYAVDTIYVPSKSGTEVWRICSIEGDEEENELTQAETQPAIQASNKVLKKNTSQKVTLIQGKQPLFFTTINSEDNERVTNESEQITCISIMEEENYEEFDPLTLSLNKYSCELCLKSFKTLRTLKSHVKDHFLGGKEKIQICEMEKKNMRSLRSLKNSCGKSDSTKTKECFKKRGEIDPVTCKTCKRVFESEEKLLCARIQNRKTTNTGHDNKSCKECGNEITDSSNLNHDQALHEDSSLTCATCNKHFRNAQSYKMHLKRHTLGCRFTCVECGKCYYSNSELARHMQLHTGMREYPCSLCQMSFFSKPELNRHTKYHNGEKKFQCKICLKSYYESGHLKVHQRVHTGEKPFPCTVCSKAFITKSKLIRHFKVHERNHAT